One Vitis vinifera cultivar Pinot Noir 40024 chromosome 15, ASM3070453v1 genomic window, CAAATCCAACTGGTAGTCGATGTCCCAATCAGCACCAATGTCTTTCACCAAGCTCACCAGTATGCTGTGCGCCACCTTCACCGGCACCTCCAGCACCGTCTTCTCATTCCCCGGCAGTGACCCTGGGTCCTCCATCTTCCCTGACGCTACCACCCTGCATCCCCCGCACCCAACGACGTCGTTTCCCAGACAAAATCACCCAGACCAAAACGAAGATTGTagatcaaaaaaggaaaaacaaaaaaataaataaagaaagaaagaaagaaaagggatgaagatgaaACCTGTCGGCACTCTTGAGGGTGTAAGAGATCTCGCCAATGGGTATGGGAGTGATATAGGGGTTGCTCACAGAGACCTTGGCGATGTACGTCGCCCCGTCGCGGCTCAAATCTTTGATATCGACGTCGACGACCTTGGCCTCCGGCTTCTTTATTATATTCCCCATCTTCTCCAACAAAAACTTCCTCGCTCTATCCAACAGCTGGAACATGGCTCCACAGTTGAGTACTGAGAGATGGGTATGGGGAGAAAGAAGGACACTGAGAGGGTGGTATACAGAAAGATGATATATATAAATCTGTGGTGGCATGTGGGAAAAGGAATCACTCTGCTGATCCTGACGTCTTGATTTAGAACTCCGTCCAGGTTtttattctcttatttttcatgtgctagaaaagaaaataaaaaaatgaaatactgatttgttgattttggctttttcttccgtttttgttttgttttgttttgcat contains:
- the LOC100263714 gene encoding desiccation protectant protein Lea14 homolog, which translates into the protein MFQLLDRARKFLLEKMGNIIKKPEAKVVDVDIKDLSRDGATYIAKVSVSNPYITPIPIGEISYTLKSADRVVASGKMEDPGSLPGNEKTVLEVPVKVAHSILVSLVKDIGADWDIDYQLDLGLTVDLPLFGDITIPLSWEGEIKLPSLSSIF